The genomic DNA tttacctaaaatggcatATGATTTactcgttttgtcaaatctatcattttttttatcaaatctatcatatggtttaccttttgcatcaaatatatccctgttatcttttccgtctacatctaacggccgtgctgacatggtacgtggagagatagtgggccacacttgccacgtgggagccacgtcagcacggccgttagatgttgacggaaaagataacgtcgggatatatttgatgcataaagtaaaccatgggatatatttgacaaaaaaaacatatgatagatttgacaaaacgggtaaaccatgggtcattttaggtaaatttcCCTTAAAAATATTGTTTCTTTGAAAGTAGAATATGTCAAAATTAGATCATATCAACCTTTGAGGTTTTCCAAACCCGATTTAGTTATTATTACTTAATTAACTGATATAATCTTATTTGAGATAGATATTCTACTTCCTAAATAAACCAAacaatacatacatatatttatatatttatatacatatctgCACGTGGGACCTCTGTCTCTCTTTGTACTGTAGTCACATAGGGTGTTATGATTATCTATACTTCTTAAATTGATTTTACTGAAGGGAAAAATCACAATAAACTActatatgaaaaaagaaattggtgTTCCCATCACTAGGTCGATATTACTAGACTGTATAACTGTATTGGAGggagagaaaaaatatatcacGATAAATGCAAGATTGAAATGGTAAAATTGctcattttaaatttctttctttcttctctctcccctcATGCCACGTTTGTCATCTCACTTTCACTCTCGTGGCTCTACGACCtttactttctctctctttcacccttatttatttttgagtTTTCGCCCCCGATTCTCTTAATGGATCAATATTATATGGATGAGTACATCtattaaataaaagtaaaaacttacaaacaaattttcataaatttataaataatgcATTATCTACTTATAATTTTGTTAATATCAATCAAGACGAAATATTATACCGGACGTAGCATGAGTGTAGAATCTAGTCGCTAAAAGAAAGAATTACTCCcccaacaacaaaaaaaaaaaaaaaaaaaaaggaaagaaccaaaggagaaaaggaaaactacCCTTGGCTTCGGGCATTTCCGGGTCTTCCAAGACAAAAGGCATGCATATTAATTGATGGTTGACAAGTTGGGTGCACAGAACATATGACATTATGGATCGCTAAAAGGACCTCTATGGGTTTTAGGGGGTTTAATAGTGTTACGGGCCGTAACCCACTTTGCCTTAGGGCCTAGAGTGGTTAAATATGTGTAGGCCTCTAAGGGCCATTGAGGTGGTTACTCGTGAATTTGCATTGGGCTTTTGTTgttcctctcttcttctccgtTCTGTTCTGTTGTTCAATAAAAGTAAAACCATCACacctccaaaaaaaaaaaaccaccaCCACCATATATGTGTAGGTATCGTGCTACGTTCCGTGCTTCGGTCGTTTGtctccatttatttcatgttTATAGATGTGTCGCGTGTGAGCAGTGTAagtgagggagagagagaaaatatgcATGCACATCTTACATTGTATATTTTGTCATCAAATTACAGATCTCTTCTGATCTGATGACAAATGTTCACTAAACAAGGAAGGGGACAGCAACAAATACAGAAACCGGAATGGCTGCTCTAACCGCAGCTGTATGGTGTATACAACATTTTAACTAAGCTGTAGAGATGCTGATTATCTATAATCAACTCTTACAAGTTACTATCcaaattattacaaaataaaataaaaagaggaaaaaagaaaaagcttcagataaataaatatatagctAGATTAACTTAATTGATGACTTTCCTTCAGCCCACTCACTATCTAAGTCTTACCAGAGGCAAATCACTAGCATCAACACATATATGTACGACCTCCCCCAAGTCTTACGTAAATAAACGCATATTGTATTAATTATATGTAATTTGAGGATACTTACTTGACCTGACCTGGGCTGTCATATACTCCTTTCTAGAATACATCAGGGTGGAAACGCCCTGGAATGGAGCTGCTTTGCTGAGCTTGCTTCAGATGCATCGTCAGTGCATAGTTGTTCACCTGAGAAGTTGGCAAGGTCATCATCAATAATGAGCGCGAGATCGACATTGAGGTGACGTGTGTAAACAAAAACAGACACACTACTTCTTTCCAGTATCAAAAGCATCCAGCTTAGTCAATTCtccaaagagagagagaaacaaacaaacaaacaaacctAGCTGCTCTACCACCTCAGAAACAGACGTACAGAAAGAAAGGATTTCAGATAATATCTACTAGGTTCCCAGATGATCGACCTCAAGAGTCCTCAACTGCTCCTGGTACTGGGAAATTAGTTGCTTCAAATTCTCCAACTCCTGGCTCCTATCATCATACTCTTTTTTACGCTCGTGCTGAATGGATACAGCTCGTTTGAGGATTGCATTTTCCTGAATCAATGTCTCTACTTGTTGCTTTAGCATGCGATCCTCCTAAAAGGAATATCTGGCGTTAGAAAAGAGCCTCCCATTCCATGGAGCCCAGCCCTCCAATCAATTCACGAGATGAAAATCTACACTCACTTGGAGGAAGGTTTGGGCCTCTGCCTGAGCACGGGCAAAGATGGACTTCTCCAACATTCCAAGCGCCCTGGAAGCACGCGCTTTGGCATCATCCACATTGGCTGCACTCATCATCTCTCCAACAAAGAGCTTAACCCACTCTGCGCCATCAGCAGGGACATTCTCTTGAGCCAACGATGATGCATCGCCTGCACATACACAGTCGATCAGCAGCCAAATCCCAGCCAGGGCGGCGGCGGTCATTGTTTTCACACGAGGCGTTGATGACAGACGAAAAGGCTTTTTGCGCTAGCTAACTTCAACAGACCTTGGGTTTGAACATTTGCTTCTGATGCCACGTCAGATTTATCATCAGCAGAGGCTAAATCATTTTGAGCAGACTCTAATCGGAGTTTGTTCAAGCTTCTAATGGCTAAATCCAAGTCATCACCGCATTCTGCCAGTGCTCTCCCAAGGAGCTGAAGTATATGATATGATAAGTTAGTAAAACTACTGGGAGGACATATTAATAACAGCATATAATTACATTACATTTATGAAGCAGATTATTGGGAGGCAACCATACATATGACAACTATAGGATCTTATGCTTAGAGAGAGGCATCCGATCCATTGATTGAGAGTGGAAAAGCTAAAACCTAGAGGCCTTgacagaaaaaaaacagagtggTTTTTGGGATGAGACGGGGTAATCTTCTCGCACCAACCATCACAAGGAAGAAGTAAAACCGATAACACGATATGATATCATCTTTTCCAGCAAGGAAACCAATCAATGGAGGACCATTGATTGAATATTCACAATCGAATCCTTGATGAATGTgcgagaaaaacaaaaaaatcgaATCAAATCAACTTTGTGCGATCCTCAATTCAATTGCCACTgaagggaaaaaggaaaaaaaaaaaaaaagtttcacgTTCAGCAAGTAAAATCACGAGGTTATCCGATGCTTGAATTGAATAGCTGGCACCCTCCCCAATCCATCTCAACCATCAAGAAAAACAGTCTCCaagaaaagaattgaaaaaaCAAACGAACGAACAAACAGAGATATTACCTGCTTATCCATATTAGGGAAGATGGAGAAGAGCTGGTCAATGAGAAGGGCAGATCGGGAAGGAGAAGATGAGGAATGATCAAAGAAAGGTTGGGTAGGAGGAGAGAATCGGACGGGGGAGGAGGAGCAGCGGATTCTCTTGGAAGGGGCAGCAGCAGCACTCAATTCCTCGAAGATGGATCTCTTCCCGCACAAAATAGCAGACATGTTTCTGCGAGAGAAATCTGAAAGTAGTCCGCTGTGAGATCTCTCTGcctctgtctgtctgtctgtctctcactatctctctctctctctctctctctctctctctctctctctctctctctctctttcccctTTGTCTGCCCTATCAAACCCTCGACGGAGCTCTCTCCCTACGAAGGATTGCTCAAATGGATCGAGCTTCCTTCCTTGCTTGTTTCTTTAGATTGTATTGATTTTGATTCTTCTCTCCTTCGTTGCTTGCTTTCCTTTTCGGCTTTGCCGCGGCTGACCGGgaatctcctcctcctccttctcaaGCATTCAATTCGATTCAATTGCCAGGCCCTGGCCAGCCCAGGCCTACACTACacctatctatctatctatctatctaccTTCCTTCTTCCACCAACAACACAAGCTTTGCTTTCCTTGTTCGAATTCCTGCGCgcgctttctctctctctcc from Punica granatum isolate Tunisia-2019 chromosome 2, ASM765513v2, whole genome shotgun sequence includes the following:
- the LOC116195824 gene encoding uncharacterized protein LOC116195824; the encoded protein is MSAILCGKRSIFEELSAAAAPSKRIRCSSSPVRFSPPTQPFFDHSSSSPSRSALLIDQLFSIFPNMDKQLLGRALAECGDDLDLAIRSLNKLRLESAQNDLASADDKSDVASEANVQTQGDASSLAQENVPADGAEWVKLFVGEMMSAANVDDAKARASRALGMLEKSIFARAQAEAQTFLQEDRMLKQQVETLIQENAILKRAVSIQHERKKEYDDRSQELENLKQLISQYQEQLRTLEVNNYALTMHLKQAQQSSSIPGRFHPDVF